The genomic interval AAAAGGTTAACTTCTTTGATGAAACTTCCTTTATTATCACATCTTGATGAGCTTAGAAGCCGCATTATTAAGATTTCATTGTTTTTCTTAGTATTTTTTATTGTTACGTTTGTGTTTTCGAATAAGATAATCTTTTTTTTGCAAAATTCTATTTTAGAAGGTGTCATCAATTACAGTGAGGATAAGCTATGAATTCACTAACTAAGGTGGAAGCGGAACAGTTTACTAGGAGTTGTTCTGTACGAGAAGGAGAAGAACTTGAATACGAGATACAACGTTACTCAGATAGATACGACATTCCTGTTAAAGAACTTGAGAAGCTAGTTAAAAACAATAGGGATACAACACCACAAGATTGATTCATCTGCTTCTTAAAGAGCGCATATAGAAGTCCTTTCGGGCTTCTTTTGTTTTAAAAAATGATTAAAAAAGATATTGCAAAGAAAAAACTACCCAGCGCACCCGGGGTGTATTTTTTTCTTGGCAAGGTAAAACAGAAAAAGAAGATTCTTTATATTGGCAAAGCATCATCACTTCGCGATAGGGTAAAAAGTTATTTCAGTCGCGATATAGAAAAGACTCGTGGTCCGCTTATTTCGAAGATGGTTTTGGAAGCAAACGACATTACTTATGAAAAGACTGATTCGGTACTAGAAGCGTTGATACTAGAGGCCAACCTTATCAAGAAGAATCAACCGACGTATAACACCAGAGACAAAGACAATAAAAGTTTTAACTATGTGGTGATTACCAAAGAGGATTTTCCGAAAGTTATTTTGGTGCGTGGAAGGGAAATGTCGCAGACTGATACTGCAAAGCGTGCAAAATACGTATTTGGCCCATTTCCGCATGGAGTGATTTTTAAAGAAGCAATGAAGATAGTGCGGAGGATGTTTCCATTTAG from Patescibacteria group bacterium carries:
- a CDS encoding twin-arginine translocase subunit TatC encodes the protein MKLPLLSHLDELRSRIIKISLFFLVFFIVTFVFSNKIIFFLQNSILEGVINYSEDKL